One genomic region from Bacteroidales bacterium encodes:
- a CDS encoding tetratricopeptide repeat protein encodes MRHLLLFIIFTISLQSGYAELKDSIPEEGIERVIALNDLAKEFLDSDPDKSREYSIKARDLANALEEYHELSNALNYIGLSYYNQKQYNEAISFFQQASRVSLRLGARDKAGNIFQKIGMSYILLKDYPKAIFYYQQTVRIFEQLEQDDHVAETYFDLGVVYFLAREYSNSINALNSALKFYAKLDNQRGIARTHSQLGTTYEETGNLKEALSHFQQALQIQQLFHNKDQIAFNLNNIGQIYFKLKQLEKSNETLEEALKYCNKNYTELYSKILLNIGKVKFLKRDYKAAENEYNKALVLADSIKNNTLLSDIYHNLYLLHIETNDSRRALESYQKFVTLKDSTAIETPIIQTRIKTEYDDKYGDVYVAIFIVLTAIIIWLTIVIIRIKNQRDKALEILRKHNIDVSND; translated from the coding sequence ATGAGACACCTGCTTTTATTTATAATTTTCACAATATCGCTACAATCGGGTTATGCGGAGCTAAAAGACAGCATTCCTGAAGAAGGCATAGAGCGTGTAATCGCATTAAATGACTTAGCAAAAGAATTTCTTGATTCTGACCCTGATAAAAGCCGTGAATATTCAATAAAAGCAAGGGATTTGGCAAATGCTTTGGAAGAGTATCACGAACTGTCTAACGCACTGAACTACATTGGATTATCATACTATAATCAAAAACAATACAACGAGGCAATTAGCTTTTTTCAACAGGCTTCGCGAGTATCATTAAGGCTTGGGGCACGAGATAAAGCTGGTAATATTTTTCAAAAAATTGGAATGTCATACATTCTTTTGAAAGATTATCCGAAAGCAATTTTTTACTATCAGCAAACAGTACGGATTTTTGAACAATTGGAACAAGATGACCATGTGGCAGAAACATATTTTGATCTTGGAGTAGTCTACTTTCTTGCTCGCGAATATTCAAACTCGATAAATGCGTTGAACTCAGCTTTAAAGTTCTACGCAAAATTAGACAATCAACGAGGTATAGCACGAACTCACAGTCAGTTGGGAACAACATACGAAGAAACTGGAAATCTTAAAGAGGCGCTGTCGCATTTTCAGCAAGCACTTCAAATACAACAGCTTTTCCACAACAAAGATCAAATAGCATTTAACTTGAACAACATAGGACAAATTTATTTCAAGCTGAAGCAACTAGAAAAATCGAACGAAACTTTGGAGGAAGCCCTTAAGTATTGCAATAAGAATTACACAGAGCTTTATTCAAAAATTTTGCTTAATATCGGAAAGGTCAAATTCCTAAAGAGAGATTACAAAGCAGCAGAAAATGAGTATAATAAAGCTTTAGTTTTAGCTGACAGCATTAAAAACAACACACTATTAAGTGATATTTACCACAACTTATATCTTCTTCATATTGAAACTAATGACAGCCGCAGAGCACTGGAGAGTTATCAGAAATTCGTAACATTAAAGGACTCAACTGCAATTGAAACTCCGATAATTCAAACAAGAATTAAAACTGAATATGATGACAAATATGGGGATGTTTATGTTGCAATTTTTATTGTGCTAACTGCAATTATCATATGGCTAACTATTGTTATTATTAGAATTAAAAATCAACGCGATAAAGCTTTGGAAATTCTCCGCAAGCATAATATTGATGTTAGTAACGATTAG
- a CDS encoding T9SS type A sorting domain-containing protein translates to MRRLLIILTFALIPTTGLFALDFYWKGGTGKWNDPTMWELLTAKSNEEVIPSKTDNVFIDKSNSHIFIDNNIEVGNLYWESGKITGKPETKISSYGIIEIGTSVVDNFEGVWVLKSEKRSTIRSDIKLKGSVHIEAIGEVVLNTPIKTYSDFVIKKGKVTISSLVECNVLILEENEAYNILINNATIRKDHLVIRDNPNRKLKINGINLERVTPRDVTREGELAKGEVYHFCDNTNAQLVLKAAKEPNVPLPYVKFFVIWFDQNLVERGTFTEIRPTSGLEAVDSIIVQSTHSHTPDTIIYSYWQVSYHDSANAIDLPPATYDIEGTGNRHYLSENSVYTAYCDSIVPATIGKPNGAIYMNKNGAAPVKYSIVGETNQDGVFEGLVAGTYNVTVTSDSSTCIKETVINNIMVGEVELKNLTAVQLNASPNALVNVPHTSSFIIFNQGSYLVAGTQYTVQLQDTANTVLATASGVDIASEAQASIDITWTPTTAGTIGIKGVILYAEDQNPNDDTTAIVNVTITHQEYTLTLVANPANGGTVNDNVNGNYQQGENITVVATPADGYCFINWTKDGVEVSTDAEFVYTMPSENVTLTANFEVTYTVTFKVYYELGGPIEGATIVVNGETLTTDSLGIATINLPNGEYYWILSISGLSDTEGSITVNNQDVEIFIEAPAQHFAITFHAECGGVPLEGVAVSVDGDLESGELTTDEQGNATIELVNGDYTYTATKEGYNDLNGSFVVNDAEQTITLNMIGIEGLTENFLRLYPNPVESILTIERNSSDEVIIELYNIDGTLIGTTKTDNATTTINVGTLNSGSYFVRIIGANKTIVHRFIKR, encoded by the coding sequence ATGAGACGCTTATTAATTATCCTGACATTTGCCTTAATTCCTACAACAGGATTGTTTGCACTTGACTTTTACTGGAAAGGAGGAACAGGAAAATGGAATGATCCAACTATGTGGGAACTTCTAACAGCAAAATCTAATGAAGAAGTAATTCCATCAAAAACTGACAATGTATTTATCGATAAGTCTAACAGTCATATCTTTATTGACAACAATATTGAGGTTGGAAACCTATACTGGGAATCCGGAAAAATAACCGGAAAACCAGAAACTAAAATTTCATCATACGGAATAATTGAAATTGGGACATCCGTTGTTGATAATTTTGAAGGTGTATGGGTTTTAAAATCGGAAAAAAGAAGCACTATAAGATCTGATATCAAACTAAAAGGCTCAGTTCATATAGAGGCTATCGGAGAAGTTGTTTTGAACACTCCAATAAAAACATATTCTGATTTTGTGATTAAGAAAGGAAAGGTTACTATCAGCAGTTTAGTTGAATGTAATGTTTTAATTTTAGAGGAAAATGAAGCATATAACATCTTAATAAACAATGCCACTATTCGTAAAGACCATTTAGTTATTCGGGATAATCCAAATCGTAAGCTAAAAATTAACGGAATAAATCTTGAAAGAGTAACCCCAAGAGATGTAACAAGAGAAGGTGAGCTGGCAAAAGGAGAAGTCTATCACTTTTGCGATAATACAAATGCCCAATTAGTCTTAAAAGCAGCAAAAGAACCAAATGTTCCTCTACCCTATGTTAAATTTTTTGTGATTTGGTTTGATCAAAATCTTGTTGAACGAGGCACATTCACAGAAATACGCCCTACAAGTGGTCTAGAGGCAGTTGACTCTATAATTGTGCAATCTACTCATTCTCATACTCCAGACACCATAATATATTCTTATTGGCAAGTATCTTATCATGATAGCGCAAATGCCATAGACTTGCCCCCTGCTACCTATGATATAGAAGGTACAGGTAATCGCCACTATTTATCTGAAAACAGTGTATATACAGCATATTGTGACAGCATAGTTCCAGCTACAATTGGGAAACCTAATGGTGCTATATATATGAACAAGAATGGAGCTGCTCCAGTAAAATATTCAATAGTGGGTGAAACTAATCAGGATGGAGTGTTTGAAGGCTTGGTCGCGGGCACGTACAACGTCACAGTGACGAGTGATAGCTCAACATGTATTAAGGAAACTGTAATAAACAATATCATGGTTGGAGAAGTGGAGCTAAAAAACTTGACGGCAGTTCAACTAAATGCTTCTCCCAATGCATTAGTTAACGTTCCACACACCTCTTCTTTCATTATTTTTAACCAAGGATCTTATCTTGTTGCAGGGACACAATATACAGTTCAGCTACAAGATACAGCAAATACCGTATTGGCAACTGCAAGCGGAGTAGATATAGCTTCAGAAGCACAAGCTTCTATTGACATAACGTGGACACCAACAACAGCAGGAACTATTGGCATTAAAGGTGTTATCCTATATGCCGAAGATCAAAATCCTAATGATGACACCACTGCTATTGTCAACGTAACAATAACTCATCAAGAATATACTTTAACATTAGTTGCAAATCCAGCCAATGGAGGTACCGTAAACGATAACGTAAACGGCAACTACCAACAAGGCGAAAATATCACAGTGGTAGCCACACCTGCTGATGGATACTGCTTCATTAACTGGACAAAGGACGGAGTTGAAGTTAGTACTGATGCAGAATTTGTATATACAATGCCAAGCGAAAATGTTACTTTAACTGCTAATTTTGAAGTTACATATACTGTAACATTTAAAGTTTATTATGAGTTAGGTGGTCCAATCGAAGGTGCAACTATCGTAGTTAACGGAGAGACATTAACAACCGATTCCTTAGGAATAGCTACTATTAACTTACCTAATGGAGAGTATTATTGGATATTATCCATATCAGGGTTATCTGATACAGAAGGCTCGATTACAGTTAACAATCAAGATGTTGAGATATTTATTGAGGCTCCAGCGCAACATTTTGCAATTACTTTCCATGCAGAATGTGGTGGAGTACCACTTGAAGGAGTAGCAGTTAGTGTTGACGGTGATCTTGAGAGCGGAGAGTTAACAACTGACGAACAGGGTAATGCTACAATAGAATTAGTTAATGGAGACTACACTTATACCGCTACAAAAGAAGGATATAACGATTTAAATGGTTCGTTTGTAGTTAACGATGCTGAACAAACAATTACTCTAAATATGATTGGAATTGAAGGGTTGACAGAGAATTTTTTACGACTATATCCTAATCCAGTTGAAAGCATATTAACAATAGAACGTAACAGTAGCGACGAAGTTATTATTGAGCTATATAACATAGATGGTACACTAATCGGTACAACAAAAACCGATAATGCAACAACCACTATTAATGTTGGAACGTTAAACTCAGGTTCTTACTTTGTAAGAATAATTGGAGCTAACAAAACTATAGTACATAGGTTTATTAAGAGATAA
- the pyrF gene encoding orotidine-5'-phosphate decarboxylase, whose product MNYSDIVNQIKAKKSFLCVGLDSDLEKIPQSLKRHDDPIFEFNKAIIDATHKYTVAYKPNIAFYECNGINGWISLEKTVDYIRNNYPSMFLIADAKRGDIGNTSKMYAKTFFETFDFDAVTVNSYMGSDSVLPFLEYSNKWVIVLALTSNKGADDFQKKNMKNDNPLYIQVVQESLKWGTKDNLMYVVGATQAQMLSDIRKIVPDNFILVPGVGVQGGDLHQVAQHGMNSNCGLLVNSSRQIIYASQSDDFAEAAQKEAAKMQVTMSNLLLC is encoded by the coding sequence ATGAATTACAGCGATATAGTTAATCAGATAAAAGCCAAAAAGTCGTTTTTGTGTGTCGGATTGGACAGTGATTTAGAGAAAATTCCGCAATCGCTGAAAAGGCATGACGACCCAATTTTTGAGTTTAATAAAGCTATTATTGATGCAACTCATAAATATACAGTTGCTTATAAACCAAATATTGCCTTCTATGAATGTAACGGAATTAACGGCTGGATAAGTTTAGAAAAAACTGTTGATTATATTCGTAATAACTATCCTTCAATGTTTCTGATAGCGGATGCTAAGCGCGGTGATATTGGAAACACATCGAAAATGTATGCTAAGACATTTTTTGAAACATTTGATTTTGACGCTGTTACAGTTAATTCGTATATGGGTTCTGATTCTGTTTTACCGTTTCTTGAGTATAGTAACAAATGGGTAATAGTGTTGGCACTAACATCAAACAAAGGTGCCGATGATTTTCAGAAGAAAAATATGAAAAATGATAACCCGTTGTACATTCAAGTTGTGCAAGAGAGTTTAAAATGGGGAACTAAAGATAACTTAATGTATGTTGTAGGTGCTACTCAAGCTCAGATGTTATCAGATATAAGAAAGATAGTCCCCGATAATTTTATTTTAGTTCCGGGCGTTGGAGTGCAAGGTGGCGATTTACATCAAGTTGCACAGCACGGTATGAATAGCAACTGCGGATTGCTCGTCAACAGCTCGAGACAAATTATTTATGCCTCTCAATCAGATGACTTTGCTGAAGCCGCTCAAAAGGAAGCTGCGAAAATGCAAGTAACAATGAGTAATTTGCTATTGTGTTAA
- the prfA gene encoding peptide chain release factor 1: MALIEKLESLRLKYEEIGQQLADPSVISDVQRFVKLNKEYKNLEPIVETGKEYKNALANLKSSKELLATEKDEDLCQMAKDEIDLLEEQIPQIEDKIRILMIPKDPEDDKNAILEIRAGTGGDEASIFAGDLFRMYSKFIEQKGWKLEVTSTTEGTSGGYKEIVASVTGNGVYGILKYESGVHRVQRVPQTETQGRVHTSAATVAVLPEADDFDIEIRNEDIRKDTYCSSGPGGQSVNTTYSAIRLTHIPTGLVVTCQDEKSQLKNLDKAMRELKTRLYNIEYQKRMDELASKRKTMVSTGDRSAKIRTYNYPQGRITDHRIGLTLYNLSAVMDGDIDEIIEKLQVAENAEKLNESTI, from the coding sequence ATGGCACTTATTGAAAAATTAGAATCGCTTCGATTAAAGTATGAGGAGATAGGTCAGCAGCTTGCTGATCCTTCGGTAATAAGCGATGTGCAAAGATTTGTAAAATTAAATAAAGAGTACAAAAACCTCGAACCCATTGTTGAAACAGGGAAAGAGTACAAAAATGCTTTGGCAAATCTCAAGTCTTCGAAAGAGCTTTTGGCAACGGAAAAAGATGAAGACCTGTGTCAAATGGCAAAAGATGAGATAGATTTGTTAGAAGAGCAGATACCGCAAATTGAGGATAAAATCAGAATATTGATGATACCCAAAGATCCCGAAGATGACAAAAATGCCATTCTTGAAATCAGGGCAGGGACAGGGGGCGATGAGGCTAGTATATTTGCGGGTGACCTATTTAGAATGTACAGCAAGTTTATTGAACAAAAAGGTTGGAAACTTGAAGTAACCAGCACAACTGAAGGGACATCAGGAGGTTACAAGGAAATAGTAGCAAGTGTTACAGGCAACGGAGTATATGGAATTTTAAAATATGAGTCTGGAGTACACCGTGTACAACGAGTTCCGCAAACGGAAACCCAGGGTAGGGTACACACTTCGGCTGCTACAGTTGCAGTTTTACCAGAAGCCGATGATTTTGATATTGAGATTAGAAATGAAGACATACGCAAAGATACCTATTGCAGTTCTGGACCTGGTGGACAGTCAGTCAACACAACATACTCGGCTATACGTTTAACGCATATTCCAACGGGGCTTGTAGTGACTTGTCAAGACGAAAAATCGCAATTAAAAAATTTAGACAAGGCAATGCGCGAGCTAAAAACAAGACTCTACAATATTGAATATCAGAAACGTATGGATGAATTGGCTTCAAAGCGCAAAACAATGGTTTCAACTGGCGACCGTTCGGCTAAAATTAGAACATACAACTATCCACAAGGAAGAATTACTGACCACCGTATTGGCTTGACACTATATAATTTGTCGGCTGTTATGGACGGGGATATTGATGAGATAATAGAGAAGCTGCAAGTAGCGGAAAATGCGGAGAAACTTAACGAGAGTACGATATAG
- a CDS encoding phosphoribosylformylglycinamidine cyclo-ligase, which produces MQNKSRYGQRGVSASKSEVHNAIKNIDKGLYPKAFCKIIPDFLGGDPEYCNIMHADGAGTKSSLAYIYWKETGDLSVWEGIAQDALIMNIDDLLCVGATDNILVSSTIGRNKNLIPGEVIKAVIEGTSNVIEKLGQHGVTCHFTGGETADVGDLVRTIIVDSTVTARIRRDQVIDNANIQDGDLIVGLSSSGQTTYETQYNSGMGSNGLTSARHDVFDKYLAKKYPESFAPQVPNELVYSGNLKLTQMIEEVGLDVGKLVLSPTRTYAPVVKKILEVMRTDIHGMIHCSGGAQTKVMKFVENMHVVKDNMFEIPVLFKIIKEQSDASWHEMYQVFNMGHRFELYVNPKSAQQVIDIADSYNLEAKVIGHCSKSEGNKLTIETEFGKLEYI; this is translated from the coding sequence ATGCAAAATAAATCACGCTATGGACAACGTGGTGTCTCTGCGTCTAAGAGCGAAGTTCATAATGCTATAAAGAATATCGATAAAGGTTTATATCCGAAAGCATTTTGTAAGATTATACCCGATTTTTTAGGGGGAGATCCTGAATACTGCAACATAATGCATGCTGATGGAGCAGGGACAAAATCATCACTTGCGTATATTTATTGGAAAGAGACAGGCGATTTGTCTGTTTGGGAGGGGATTGCTCAGGATGCCCTGATTATGAATATTGATGATTTACTATGTGTTGGCGCAACTGACAATATTTTGGTATCATCGACCATTGGAAGGAACAAAAATCTTATACCTGGAGAGGTCATAAAAGCAGTTATTGAAGGCACCAGTAATGTAATTGAAAAACTCGGGCAGCATGGTGTTACGTGTCACTTTACAGGTGGAGAAACGGCTGATGTTGGTGATCTTGTAAGAACAATAATTGTTGACAGCACCGTTACAGCAAGGATTAGAAGAGACCAGGTAATCGACAATGCAAATATTCAAGATGGCGACTTAATTGTAGGATTATCATCATCGGGGCAAACAACTTATGAGACACAATACAACTCGGGAATGGGTAGTAACGGACTTACAAGTGCTCGACACGATGTTTTTGATAAATACTTAGCTAAAAAATACCCGGAAAGTTTCGCCCCACAAGTACCTAATGAATTGGTATATAGCGGAAATCTTAAACTTACGCAAATGATTGAAGAGGTTGGGTTAGATGTTGGAAAGTTGGTACTTAGTCCTACACGAACATATGCACCAGTTGTTAAAAAAATTCTCGAAGTAATGAGAACCGATATCCACGGCATGATACATTGCTCGGGTGGTGCGCAAACAAAAGTTATGAAGTTTGTTGAGAATATGCATGTTGTAAAGGATAATATGTTTGAAATACCTGTTCTGTTTAAAATAATCAAAGAACAATCAGATGCTTCTTGGCATGAAATGTATCAGGTTTTTAATATGGGACATCGTTTTGAACTATATGTAAATCCTAAATCAGCTCAACAAGTTATTGATATTGCAGATAGTTACAATCTTGAAGCAAAGGTTATAGGACACTGTTCAAAGTCAGAAGGTAACAAACTAACAATAGAAACAGAGTTTGGAAAATTAGAATATATTTAA
- a CDS encoding acetyl-CoA carboxylase biotin carboxyl carrier protein subunit, whose protein sequence is MEQEKVKYKTLVIDDVAYKTLYHTKYEKRKKYELPNPRVLRSFLPGNILKVLVKEGDVIKKGTGLCVLEAMKTESVIRSTVNGTVTKIHVQKGSVVPNNALLMEFDLDKDPEAQSDVD, encoded by the coding sequence ATGGAACAAGAAAAAGTAAAATATAAAACGTTAGTGATTGATGATGTGGCTTATAAAACCCTTTATCACACTAAGTATGAAAAACGTAAGAAGTATGAGTTGCCAAATCCAAGAGTTTTAAGATCGTTCTTACCCGGAAATATTTTGAAAGTTTTGGTAAAAGAGGGCGATGTTATTAAAAAAGGAACAGGACTTTGTGTTCTTGAGGCAATGAAAACGGAAAGTGTTATAAGAAGCACTGTAAATGGAACTGTCACTAAAATACATGTGCAGAAAGGAAGTGTTGTTCCGAACAATGCACTGTTAATGGAGTTTGACTTAGATAAAGACCCCGAAGCTCAGTCAGATGTAGATTAA
- a CDS encoding acyl-CoA carboxylase subunit beta — translation MSLKQKTNELLKRKAIAEAGGGEEASLKQQARGKMTARERIFALLDKDSFQEYDLFVQHDARDFDMQNKVLAGDGVITGTGTIYGQPVCIYAQDFTVEGGSLGFAHARKITKIMDHSLKMRMPLIGINDSGGARIQEGVNSLAGYGEIFFRNTLASGVIPQISVILGPCAGGAVYSPALTDFVFVVENISKMFITGPEVIKTVLGEEISMEELGGAKVHAEISGNAHFYAMSELECFEQIKKLLTFIPWNNGQKARSFPPKEPRKDIKIEKIVPSDTRQPYDVREVIMAIVDDSDFFEIAEHFAPNIVIGFGRINGETVGFVANQPLYLAGVLDCDSSDKAARFITYCDSFNIPIVTIEDMPGFLPGIDQEHAGIIRHGAKMLYAYSEATVPKITVILRKAYGGGYIAMNSRHLRADFVFAWPTAEIAVMGPEGAANIIFRKEIAAAESPEEMRKLKIKEYKDKFANPYAAASKGYIDAVIEPQRTREILLHAIEVSANKTDGRPRKKHGTPPL, via the coding sequence ATGTCATTAAAACAGAAAACAAATGAACTGCTAAAACGCAAAGCGATAGCAGAAGCCGGCGGTGGAGAAGAGGCAAGTCTCAAACAGCAGGCACGCGGGAAGATGACTGCTCGTGAGCGGATATTCGCACTCCTTGATAAAGACTCATTCCAAGAGTACGACCTATTTGTACAGCACGATGCACGCGATTTTGATATGCAAAACAAAGTTTTGGCAGGTGACGGCGTTATAACCGGAACAGGAACAATATACGGACAACCCGTATGTATATATGCGCAAGACTTTACTGTTGAAGGAGGTTCTCTTGGCTTTGCACACGCAAGAAAAATTACTAAAATTATGGACCACTCGCTAAAAATGCGAATGCCACTTATTGGGATTAATGATTCGGGCGGTGCACGTATTCAAGAGGGAGTTAACTCACTGGCAGGATATGGCGAAATATTTTTCCGTAATACTCTTGCATCAGGTGTTATCCCACAAATTAGCGTAATTTTAGGACCATGTGCAGGAGGAGCAGTATACTCTCCAGCATTAACAGATTTTGTCTTTGTAGTTGAAAACATCTCGAAAATGTTTATAACAGGACCAGAGGTAATTAAAACTGTTCTTGGAGAAGAGATATCAATGGAAGAGCTTGGTGGAGCAAAGGTTCATGCCGAAATATCAGGGAATGCCCACTTTTATGCAATGTCTGAATTAGAGTGTTTTGAACAAATTAAAAAGCTATTAACATTCATTCCTTGGAATAATGGCCAAAAAGCGCGATCATTCCCTCCAAAAGAGCCCAGAAAAGATATCAAAATTGAGAAAATAGTACCATCGGACACCAGACAACCATACGATGTTCGTGAGGTTATTATGGCAATTGTCGACGATAGCGACTTTTTTGAAATAGCCGAACATTTTGCACCAAATATAGTAATTGGATTTGGACGTATTAATGGTGAAACAGTAGGATTTGTTGCAAATCAGCCACTCTATCTTGCAGGCGTTCTCGATTGTGACTCATCTGACAAGGCAGCACGCTTTATTACCTATTGCGACTCATTTAATATTCCAATAGTTACAATTGAAGATATGCCGGGATTTTTACCTGGTATTGATCAAGAGCACGCTGGTATTATCAGACACGGAGCAAAAATGTTGTACGCTTATAGTGAGGCAACTGTGCCAAAAATAACTGTTATTTTGCGTAAAGCATACGGTGGAGGTTATATAGCAATGAACTCGCGACACCTAAGAGCAGACTTTGTATTTGCTTGGCCTACAGCCGAAATTGCAGTTATGGGTCCTGAGGGTGCAGCTAATATTATATTTAGAAAAGAGATTGCAGCTGCTGAATCGCCTGAAGAGATGCGTAAATTGAAAATTAAAGAGTATAAAGATAAGTTTGCTAATCCATACGCAGCAGCCTCAAAAGGGTATATTGATGCAGTTATAGAACCACAACGCACAAGAGAGATATTGCTTCATGCTATTGAGGTTTCTGCTAACAAAACAGACGGACGACCACGTAAAAAACATGGAACTCCTCCGTTATAA
- a CDS encoding YjgP/YjgQ family permease, which translates to MFNKLDRYILKKFMATYFYAIGLIVILVVVFDLSEKLDDFIENKAPLNAIIFDYYVNFIPYFVNLFSGLFTFIAVIFFTSKMATHSEIIAILSGGVSYRRFLRPYFVGGIILTLLSFTLINWVIPHANIKRMDFDEKYCRSSPYQNRDNDIHRQISPGIFIYMQSYNTTMDIGYRFSLERFEGRKLKEKINSDYIKWDSTKNKWAIHNYNIRVIDSTSEYVEWGDYLDTTFVNFDKSDFSSRDEIVETMNYRELNEFIEKQKLSGTANVAVYEIEKHKRFALPFSTIILAIMGVCISSEKKRGGIGINIGLGLALAFSYILMQEITMVFAVNAGFNPFLSLWIPNIVYAIITFFLYKYASR; encoded by the coding sequence ATGTTCAACAAGTTAGATAGATATATACTAAAAAAATTTATGGCAACCTATTTTTATGCAATAGGTCTCATTGTCATATTAGTTGTTGTATTTGATCTTTCTGAAAAACTTGACGATTTCATAGAAAACAAAGCACCTCTTAACGCCATTATATTCGATTATTACGTTAACTTTATTCCATATTTTGTAAATCTTTTTAGCGGACTTTTCACTTTTATTGCAGTCATATTTTTTACTTCAAAAATGGCTACTCATAGTGAGATTATTGCCATTTTGAGTGGGGGTGTAAGCTATCGGCGATTTCTCAGACCATATTTCGTTGGTGGAATAATTCTTACACTTCTATCCTTTACATTAATTAACTGGGTTATACCGCATGCAAACATAAAAAGAATGGACTTCGATGAGAAGTATTGCAGAAGCAGTCCATATCAGAATAGAGACAACGACATACATCGTCAGATTTCACCCGGGATATTTATTTATATGCAGTCGTACAATACAACGATGGATATTGGATACAGATTTTCGTTAGAGCGATTTGAAGGTAGGAAGCTTAAAGAAAAAATTAATTCCGATTATATTAAATGGGATTCTACCAAAAACAAATGGGCAATACACAATTATAACATACGAGTAATTGATTCAACATCAGAATACGTTGAATGGGGAGATTACCTCGATACAACGTTTGTTAATTTCGACAAAAGCGATTTTTCTTCAAGAGACGAGATTGTTGAGACAATGAATTATCGTGAACTCAATGAATTTATTGAAAAACAAAAACTTAGTGGTACAGCTAATGTGGCTGTTTATGAGATCGAAAAACATAAGCGTTTTGCGCTTCCTTTCTCTACCATTATTTTAGCTATAATGGGGGTATGTATATCTTCAGAAAAGAAACGCGGAGGCATAGGTATCAATATTGGATTGGGTCTTGCGTTAGCATTTTCGTATATTTTGATGCAGGAAATAACAATGGTTTTTGCTGTAAATGCTGGTTTTAACCCGTTTTTATCTCTATGGATACCAAACATTGTCTACGCGATCATTACATTCTTTTTATACAAATATGCATCGCGTTGA